A genomic stretch from Spongiibacter nanhainus includes:
- a CDS encoding ferredoxin--NADP reductase, protein MSNIIRERVTSVHHWNDTLFSFKTSRDPGFRFKNGHFTMIGIEQEDRPLMRAYSIVSANYEEELEFFSIKVPDGPLTSQLQNIQVGDEVLVSRKPTGTLITDNLLPGKHLYLLATGTGLAPFMSIIKDPEVYELYDKIILTHGVRYENELAYQDFIRDHLPNNEYFGEVVRDKLIYYPTVTREEYDNRGRLTDLIASGKLMADIGLPALDLEQDRFMLCGSPAMLKDSCALLDGLGFKETRKGEYGHYVIERAFVEH, encoded by the coding sequence ATGAGCAATATTATTCGCGAGCGGGTGACCAGCGTGCATCACTGGAACGACACCCTGTTCAGCTTTAAAACCAGTCGTGATCCCGGCTTTCGCTTTAAGAACGGCCACTTCACCATGATTGGTATAGAGCAGGAAGACCGCCCACTAATGAGGGCCTACAGCATAGTCAGCGCTAACTACGAAGAGGAATTAGAGTTCTTCAGCATCAAGGTGCCCGACGGTCCTCTGACCTCTCAGTTGCAAAATATCCAGGTCGGCGACGAGGTGCTGGTCAGTCGCAAACCCACCGGCACCCTGATCACCGATAACCTGCTGCCGGGCAAGCACCTCTATCTGTTGGCCACTGGCACCGGGCTGGCGCCCTTTATGAGCATCATCAAGGACCCCGAGGTCTATGAGCTCTATGACAAGATCATACTGACCCACGGTGTGCGCTACGAAAATGAGCTGGCCTACCAGGACTTTATCCGCGACCACTTGCCCAACAACGAGTATTTTGGCGAGGTGGTGCGGGACAAGCTTATCTACTATCCCACCGTTACCCGGGAGGAGTACGACAACCGTGGCCGTCTGACGGACTTGATTGCCAGCGGTAAACTGATGGCGGATATCGGTCTGCCAGCGCTGGATCTGGAGCAGGACCGCTTTATGCTTTGCGGCAGCCCGGCGATGCTTAAGGATAGCTGTGCGCTGCTGGATGGCCTGGGCTTTAAAGAAACCCGCAAGGGCGAGTATGGCCACTATGTGATCGAGCGGGCTTTTGTAGAGCACTGA